The Grimontia kaedaensis genome has a window encoding:
- a CDS encoding sigma-54-dependent transcriptional regulator, protein MKSTYRVLVIEDSLPLANLYKQYLANEPIELACAETGQAALDYLQESTPHLILLDLKLPDMPGEEILQWIKKQGLPSSVIIVTSHGTLNTAVDLMRQGAVDFLEKPVSAERLKTTIKNLLEHARLQGLVEDLQSSFERHTYHGFIGASLPMQNVYRIIDSAAPSKATVFITGESGTGKEVCAEAIHNQSPRAGEAFVALNCGAIPHDLMESEIFGHVKGAFTGASNDRKGAAAQANGGTLFLDEICEMDLELQKKLLRFIQTGRYQKVGASKEETVDIRFLCATNRDPMKEVAEGRFREDLYYRLHVVPLAMPPLRERGDDILSIATSFLVSYAKEEGKQFTRFSPEAEVVLRHYPWPGNVRQLQNVVRNVVVLHDGESVTIKQLPPPLNETLSDQEIRSITQTMKPEPAPTEVNSEISSEEIAPDSDIRPLSEIEREAIQKTIAYCDGNVLKAAVLLQISPSTLYRKKQAWETDEA, encoded by the coding sequence ATGAAGTCAACGTACCGTGTGCTGGTCATTGAAGACTCGCTACCGCTCGCCAATCTGTACAAACAGTACTTGGCGAACGAGCCAATTGAACTCGCCTGTGCAGAAACTGGACAGGCAGCGCTCGACTACCTCCAGGAGAGCACACCTCATCTCATTCTCCTCGACTTAAAGCTTCCAGACATGCCTGGCGAAGAAATCCTGCAATGGATTAAGAAACAGGGTCTGCCTTCGTCTGTCATCATTGTTACCAGCCACGGCACGCTAAACACGGCAGTAGATTTGATGCGTCAGGGTGCGGTCGACTTTCTCGAAAAGCCTGTCAGTGCAGAGAGACTAAAAACTACCATCAAAAATCTCCTTGAGCATGCCCGTCTGCAAGGACTGGTTGAAGATCTTCAAAGTAGCTTTGAGCGCCACACCTACCATGGGTTTATTGGTGCCAGTCTACCTATGCAGAACGTTTACCGCATCATTGACTCTGCTGCGCCAAGCAAGGCGACCGTGTTTATCACCGGTGAGAGCGGAACAGGTAAAGAAGTGTGTGCCGAAGCCATTCACAACCAAAGCCCAAGAGCCGGTGAAGCTTTTGTTGCCCTAAACTGTGGCGCCATCCCTCATGACTTGATGGAAAGCGAAATTTTTGGTCATGTGAAGGGCGCATTTACAGGTGCAAGCAACGACAGGAAAGGCGCTGCGGCACAAGCCAATGGCGGCACGCTATTCCTTGATGAAATCTGCGAAATGGATTTGGAATTACAAAAAAAACTGCTTCGCTTTATTCAAACTGGACGTTACCAGAAAGTCGGTGCCAGCAAAGAAGAAACCGTAGATATCCGCTTTCTCTGCGCCACCAACAGGGATCCCATGAAGGAAGTCGCCGAAGGCCGCTTCCGTGAAGATTTATATTACCGCTTGCATGTTGTGCCTCTTGCTATGCCACCACTTCGCGAACGTGGCGATGACATTCTATCCATTGCCACCAGCTTTCTTGTGTCTTATGCCAAAGAAGAAGGTAAGCAGTTCACCCGTTTTTCACCTGAGGCAGAAGTTGTGTTGCGTCACTACCCTTGGCCTGGCAATGTCCGCCAACTTCAGAACGTGGTGCGTAACGTGGTGGTGCTTCACGATGGTGAATCTGTGACCATTAAGCAATTACCACCACCGCTAAACGAAACGCTGAGCGATCAGGAAATACGCTCGATCACCCAAACCATGAAACCTGAACCTGCGCCCACTGAGGTCAATTCGGAGATTTCAAGTGAGGAGATAGCGCCAGACTCTGACATTCGTCCGCTAAGCGAAATTGAGCGCGAAGCCATTCAGAAAACCATCGCTTACTGTGATGGGAATGTCCTGAAGGCAGCAGTATTGCTGCAGATCAGCCCTTCGACTTTGTATCGAAAAAAACAAGCGTGGGAAACCGACGAAGCCTGA
- a CDS encoding NAD-dependent epimerase/dehydratase family protein gives MASYLVTGGCGFIGSHLVESLLADGHHVRVVDNLSTGYRTNVPRHCELRVADICQPGMLEEAMKEMDGCFHLAAIASVERSNEEWIETHDINLTASIRVFEAARTAKTPVVYASSAAVYGDNADMPLSERSIPRPLTAYGADKLGSELHARVASMVHGVPTTGLRFFNVFGPRQDPKSPYSGVISIFADKIMASQPLTIFGDGEQTRDFIYVGDVVRFLRGAMSTVSTSPEVFNVCRGEALSVNRLATTLMSLTGTEVEISYLSARKGDIRTSIGSPMHAKKELRLKAQTSVTEGLRKLITYLIEEGERSVG, from the coding sequence ATGGCAAGTTATTTAGTTACAGGTGGATGCGGGTTTATCGGTTCCCACCTTGTCGAATCGCTGCTGGCAGACGGTCATCATGTGAGAGTTGTTGATAACCTTTCTACTGGCTACCGCACCAATGTGCCAAGACACTGCGAGCTTAGAGTGGCTGATATCTGTCAGCCCGGAATGTTAGAAGAAGCGATGAAAGAAATGGACGGCTGCTTTCACCTTGCCGCCATCGCCTCTGTCGAGCGCTCAAATGAGGAGTGGATTGAGACCCACGATATTAATCTGACTGCCAGCATTCGCGTGTTTGAAGCTGCGCGTACTGCTAAAACCCCAGTGGTTTATGCTTCTTCAGCTGCGGTTTACGGCGATAACGCTGACATGCCGTTATCTGAACGCTCTATCCCCAGACCGCTCACTGCTTACGGTGCCGATAAGCTGGGTTCAGAGTTGCACGCCCGAGTCGCTTCGATGGTACATGGTGTTCCGACGACGGGCTTGCGTTTCTTTAACGTGTTCGGCCCGAGACAAGACCCGAAGTCACCCTACTCTGGGGTTATCTCTATCTTTGCAGATAAGATTATGGCCTCGCAGCCTTTGACCATATTTGGGGATGGTGAGCAAACCCGTGATTTTATCTATGTAGGAGACGTAGTACGTTTCCTTCGCGGAGCCATGTCGACTGTCTCAACATCGCCTGAAGTATTTAATGTTTGTCGCGGTGAAGCTTTGTCAGTTAACCGTCTAGCAACAACTTTAATGTCCTTGACCGGAACGGAGGTTGAGATTTCCTACCTTTCTGCACGCAAAGGCGATATTCGCACGTCTATTGGAAGCCCGATGCATGCCAAAAAGGAGTTGAGATTGAAGGCGCAAACCTCGGTGACAGAGGGTTTGAGGAAGTTGATTACTTATCTGATTGAAGAAGGAGAGCGCTCTGTTGGTTAA
- a CDS encoding glycosyltransferase family 4 protein yields MDTKKIWLVLDSRGFGGIESHVEHLAMGLASARNKVTVVFLNNYGSHPIQRHLLYAGLQCEVLDGRLTTLWREIRKQKPDVIHTHGYKAGILVRPICKMMGITCASTFHSGEEKHGKLKIYDWLDRHTAFLADKVFAVSTPILSTIPCPAELSDNFINARDISLSSGEEIAFVGRLSKEKAPDRFVLLAKHFPYLDFHVYGDGPMRKELETSAPANVVFHGAQTDMRRVWPSIGLLVLPSRAEGLPMSSLEAMARGIPVAAFNVGALDKLIEHDKNGWLLKQGDVTSMVDVVHDWRNSDPQKRSMWQLNAISTVKEHYSAEAVVPKLLKAYSL; encoded by the coding sequence ATGGACACAAAGAAGATTTGGTTAGTGTTAGACAGCCGCGGATTTGGTGGTATCGAATCCCATGTTGAACATCTCGCTATGGGTTTAGCGAGTGCCAGAAATAAAGTTACCGTTGTGTTTCTCAACAACTACGGCAGCCACCCCATTCAGCGTCATCTTCTATATGCAGGCCTTCAATGTGAGGTACTAGATGGACGTTTGACAACCTTGTGGCGAGAAATTCGCAAACAGAAACCCGATGTTATCCATACTCACGGATACAAGGCAGGAATTTTAGTACGCCCAATCTGCAAAATGATGGGCATTACCTGCGCCAGCACTTTTCATAGTGGAGAAGAAAAGCACGGCAAGCTAAAAATATATGATTGGCTTGATCGCCATACCGCTTTCCTGGCTGATAAAGTGTTTGCGGTCAGTACCCCTATTCTCTCGACTATTCCATGTCCGGCTGAACTCTCAGACAACTTTATTAACGCCCGTGACATTTCCCTGTCTTCAGGAGAGGAAATCGCCTTTGTCGGGCGCTTGAGTAAAGAAAAAGCACCTGACCGTTTTGTCCTACTCGCCAAGCATTTCCCGTACCTCGACTTCCACGTCTATGGTGACGGGCCTATGCGCAAGGAACTTGAGACGTCAGCCCCTGCCAATGTGGTCTTTCACGGCGCACAAACTGACATGCGCCGAGTATGGCCAAGTATCGGTTTGTTGGTTCTTCCTTCACGCGCAGAGGGTTTACCTATGTCATCCTTGGAAGCTATGGCTCGTGGCATTCCTGTTGCTGCCTTCAACGTTGGAGCATTAGATAAGCTTATCGAACATGACAAGAACGGTTGGCTGCTCAAACAAGGCGATGTCACCTCCATGGTTGATGTTGTGCATGACTGGCGTAATAGCGATCCACAAAAAAGATCGATGTGGCAGCTCAATGCGATTTCGACCGTGAAAGAACATTACTCCGCCGAAGCTGTCGTTCCAAAACTGCTGAAGGCTTATTCACTATAA
- a CDS encoding PAS domain S-box protein — translation MKIRIRAVLNVAIIFSVILAVMIALAATLLKKEKEHDVYHLEAHISQLVTLTTLPYLERRDLAGLQRIADEITKQPGILYLTIENGGDIWAHSHSSRDPTIKVTTVAVPIEKSPVPNIDAVIGFQAQHFESASSELGQIIIFSTIAIAVIAILTLYFMMVGAMRPLKRLNHLQSMNTDPDNVKLINYSDDISATVDLILNTKDKLEQSYTQLQCSLKEQRYSYSEARQIEEQSEAIYKASHDAIIVANDQDIIIEFSPVAEQIFGWDRDDIVGQSMADTIIPPPMRDMHIQGMRHFLETGQGPVLNKRIELPAIRRSGREFPIEISISAAKTEKGHIFVSYIRDITQRLQNQTELKIAAHAFETSQPVFIADNKGHIIRSNPAFTAITGYQSEEVEGEKPRSLSANPEDLGFHKKIWRILHSEGSWDGDMRLRHKDGHEIPVHMAITSITDESGDLTHYVAHFFDLTGQKRGEKKLKEMQLAAENANRAKSRFLAAMSHEIRTPMNGVLGVLGLLKETELDDLQRKLVKTARESGELLLAIINDILDFSKMEAGKLSLENNPFNMYDLFEHTVDIVYPQAENKHLQLTSRIVEGVPKYLVGDGDRVRQIMLNLLSNAVKYTNAGAVSITLKCLHRRPDSVQLQFDVKDTGIGIDEKHIPTLFDEFTMAEATYNRIHEGSGLGLAICKQLVSQMHGEISVMSEVGKGSVFTFTIELDIADDQQSLEATNKRKQQVDNNISSSLRILVAEDNPANQIVLRTMMEFSGLSVDIVSNGEEAVEAVSRIPYDIVLMDISMPRMDGMEATKKIRAMGSPTKDVVIVALTAHALRGDREHFIQLGMDDFVSKPFTRQSILDCLARWQPDNAEAKPESIENTIDKEEQLVSPHQEAVSTEAIREKTATEQPVVDETLVDEPIVDEPTLVQLARDTSADLVPDLIKFYIKDARLRIETITTAASDANHYALEFEAHTLGSSAAAHGNKQLCLFCRNIEKHCIDQNFELALESAQAIAEVAEKSFAALEVRAEKGFSEQ, via the coding sequence AGAACATGATGTTTATCATCTCGAAGCGCATATTTCCCAGCTGGTTACCTTAACCACTCTGCCCTATCTCGAGCGCCGTGACCTTGCTGGCCTTCAACGCATCGCTGACGAAATCACCAAACAGCCAGGGATCCTATACCTTACAATTGAAAACGGCGGTGATATTTGGGCTCACTCTCACTCAAGCCGCGACCCGACTATCAAAGTCACCACGGTTGCGGTTCCTATTGAGAAAAGTCCGGTTCCCAATATCGATGCAGTGATTGGCTTTCAAGCACAACATTTTGAGTCGGCCTCATCTGAACTCGGCCAAATCATTATTTTCAGCACCATCGCGATCGCTGTCATTGCCATTTTGACCCTCTATTTCATGATGGTCGGCGCCATGCGTCCATTAAAACGCTTGAACCATCTCCAGAGCATGAACACCGACCCAGACAACGTGAAACTGATTAACTACTCAGATGACATCAGCGCAACAGTTGACCTGATTCTCAATACAAAAGACAAGCTAGAGCAAAGTTATACCCAGCTTCAATGCTCTTTGAAAGAACAGCGTTACTCCTACAGCGAAGCGCGGCAAATCGAGGAACAAAGCGAAGCTATTTACAAAGCGTCACACGACGCAATCATAGTCGCCAACGATCAAGACATCATCATTGAGTTCAGCCCCGTTGCTGAGCAGATATTCGGTTGGGATCGCGATGACATTGTCGGCCAGTCCATGGCAGACACCATCATCCCTCCTCCAATGCGCGACATGCACATTCAAGGCATGCGCCATTTCCTTGAAACTGGTCAAGGCCCCGTGCTCAATAAGCGTATAGAGCTCCCAGCGATTCGGCGTAGCGGGCGGGAGTTTCCGATTGAGATTTCTATTTCCGCCGCGAAGACCGAAAAAGGACATATTTTCGTTTCCTACATTCGTGATATCACTCAACGCCTGCAGAATCAGACCGAGCTCAAAATAGCCGCACATGCCTTCGAGACGTCTCAACCGGTCTTCATCGCAGATAACAAAGGGCACATTATTCGAAGCAACCCTGCATTCACCGCCATCACCGGTTACCAAAGCGAAGAAGTCGAGGGGGAAAAACCAAGGTCACTCAGTGCAAACCCAGAAGACTTGGGATTCCACAAGAAGATCTGGCGAATTCTCCACTCTGAAGGAAGCTGGGATGGTGACATGCGCTTGCGCCACAAAGATGGACACGAAATTCCAGTCCATATGGCCATCACCTCAATTACCGATGAAAGCGGTGACCTCACACATTATGTTGCGCACTTCTTTGACCTAACTGGCCAAAAACGAGGGGAGAAAAAACTCAAGGAAATGCAACTTGCCGCTGAGAACGCCAACCGTGCAAAAAGCCGTTTCCTCGCCGCCATGAGCCACGAAATTCGCACGCCAATGAACGGTGTACTAGGCGTGTTGGGACTTCTTAAAGAAACCGAGCTTGATGACCTCCAGCGAAAACTGGTGAAGACGGCGCGCGAGTCCGGTGAGCTGCTACTTGCCATCATCAACGACATTCTCGACTTCTCGAAGATGGAAGCGGGCAAACTCTCGCTCGAAAATAACCCCTTCAATATGTACGACCTGTTTGAGCATACGGTCGACATCGTGTATCCGCAGGCAGAAAACAAACACCTTCAACTAACATCCCGCATTGTGGAGGGGGTTCCCAAGTACCTGGTGGGCGACGGCGATCGGGTACGCCAAATCATGCTTAACTTGCTTTCAAATGCCGTGAAATACACCAATGCCGGAGCGGTTAGCATTACGCTCAAATGCCTCCACCGCCGTCCAGACTCTGTGCAGCTTCAGTTCGATGTTAAAGACACAGGGATCGGCATAGATGAGAAACACATTCCGACGCTGTTTGACGAATTCACCATGGCTGAAGCGACCTATAACCGGATTCACGAGGGAAGTGGTCTGGGACTCGCTATATGTAAACAGCTGGTCAGCCAAATGCATGGGGAGATTTCGGTGATGAGTGAGGTCGGCAAAGGATCCGTGTTTACCTTCACCATTGAGCTTGATATTGCTGATGATCAGCAATCACTGGAAGCCACCAATAAACGTAAGCAGCAAGTCGACAATAATATTTCGTCTTCCCTGCGCATTTTGGTCGCAGAAGACAATCCCGCTAATCAGATTGTTCTTCGTACCATGATGGAATTCTCTGGCTTGTCTGTCGACATCGTCAGCAATGGCGAAGAGGCCGTCGAGGCCGTATCCCGTATTCCTTACGACATCGTGCTGATGGATATATCTATGCCACGCATGGACGGCATGGAAGCAACCAAAAAAATCCGAGCCATGGGCTCACCTACCAAAGATGTCGTTATTGTCGCGCTCACAGCACATGCACTGCGCGGAGATCGCGAACACTTTATACAGCTTGGTATGGATGACTTTGTTTCCAAGCCTTTCACTCGCCAGTCAATTCTGGATTGTCTTGCACGTTGGCAACCTGACAATGCTGAAGCTAAGCCAGAATCTATTGAAAACACCATCGACAAAGAGGAACAACTCGTTTCTCCACATCAAGAAGCCGTCTCAACGGAAGCTATCAGAGAAAAGACAGCGACGGAGCAACCTGTTGTTGATGAGACCCTTGTTGACGAACCTATTGTCGATGAGCCGACGCTTGTTCAGCTTGCCAGAGACACATCAGCAGATTTGGTTCCAGATCTCATCAAGTTCTACATCAAAGATGCTCGCCTGCGGATTGAGACAATCACGACTGCAGCATCGGACGCCAACCATTATGCGCTCGAATTTGAAGCCCACACGTTGGGTAGTAGCGCCGCTGCGCACGGCAACAAGCAACTTTGTCTTTTCTGCCGGAATATTGAAAAACACTGTATTGACCAGAACTTTGAGCTGGCACTCGAGAGCGCCCAAGCCATTGCTGAGGTTGCAGAAAAATCTTTCGCAGCTTTAGAAGTTAGGGCAGAAAAAGGCTTTTCTGAGCAGTGA